A single region of the Nicotiana sylvestris chromosome 6, ASM39365v2, whole genome shotgun sequence genome encodes:
- the LOC138871478 gene encoding uncharacterized protein, producing the protein MLENSFGCVLGQHYVIGKKEQAIYYLSKKFTCYEDKYTLLERTCCALTWLTQELRHYLLAYTTCLITRLDPLKYIFQKLMPTERLAKWQILLTEFDIVYVTRTTMKAQTLVDHLVENPIDDEYQLLSIYFLDEEVNSIGVIPEDTNAWKMFFDGAMDAKGVGIGAILISPTGQHFPAIAWLWFFYTNNTTEYESCIMGMNMEIDQDVEEFRQAQGEWETWDIKLIPYMQHVEDLSKRFKYVEFRYIPRFHNESADALANLASMLPYLGNVHIDPLEIQI; encoded by the coding sequence AtgttggagaattcttttgggtgTGTTCTCGGGCAACATTATGTGATCGGGAAgaaagaacaagccatatactatttgagcaagaagttcacttgTTATGAAGacaagtacactttgttggaaagaacttgttgcgccctaacttggctCACTCAGGagcttaggcattacttgttggcttaTACCACCTGTCTCATAACCagattggatcctttgaagtacatattccaaaagctGATGCCCACCGAAAGgctagcaaaatggcaaatcctgcttaccgagtttgacatagtctatgtcacccgcacgacaatgaaagctcaAACCTTGGTGGATCACCTAGTGGAAAATCCTattgatgatgaatatcagcTTCTGAGTATTTACTTTTTGGATGAGGAAGTAAATTCAATTGGGGTAATtccagaagacaccaatgcttggaaaatgttcttcgatggagctatggatgcaaaaggtgtcgggattggggcaattttgatttcgcccacTGGTCAGCATTTTCCAGCCATAGCCTGGCTTTGGTTTTTCTATACGAACAACACTACCGAGTATGAatcctgcatcatgggcatgaacatggaaatcgatcaggatgtggaaGAATTTCGACAagctcaaggtgaatgggaaacttgggatatcaagcttattccatacatgcaacatgtggaagatcttagcaagcgATTCAAATATGTCGAGTTCAGATACATTCCTCGGTTTCACAATGAGTCAGCCGATGCACTAGCTAATTTGGCCTCAATGCTACCATATCTAGgcaatgtccacattgacccACTGGAAATCCAAATTTGA